A region of Methanomicrobium sp. W14 DNA encodes the following proteins:
- the mobB gene encoding molybdopterin-guanine dinucleotide biosynthesis protein B, which translates to MKIIHIVGHSNSGKTTFIHKLLDTMVPMFPQRVGVIKHMGHHNFMMEEGKDTTTHFEHGAYYVAGLDCNKAMVAIHSNELFEVLDLLSDAGIGYAIIEGFKDEGFKKIVKGDLEIENALMHDPSVDDVINSLDLFDDYYTLQGIIKGLDKNKNSDSTQKILSFKGSVKDTGEKNKENRHNNRCLEIKELLNKTEEKAKGSPGIVNAKFFYNPRYNEKNGTVFLVIAYENHENAFTMMSESIKNFKEELTGLDNTLQ; encoded by the coding sequence ATGAAAATCATTCACATTGTCGGACACTCAAATTCCGGCAAGACGACATTTATTCATAAGCTCCTTGACACCATGGTTCCAATGTTTCCCCAAAGAGTGGGAGTCATCAAACACATGGGCCACCACAATTTCATGATGGAAGAAGGAAAAGATACAACGACACATTTTGAGCATGGTGCCTATTATGTCGCAGGTCTGGACTGCAATAAAGCAATGGTTGCTATACATAGCAACGAACTGTTCGAAGTCCTCGACCTCCTTTCAGATGCAGGAATCGGTTATGCAATTATTGAAGGATTCAAAGACGAAGGCTTCAAAAAAATTGTAAAAGGGGACCTTGAGATTGAAAATGCTCTAATGCATGACCCGTCGGTAGACGATGTAATAAACTCCCTTGACCTTTTTGACGACTACTACACCCTTCAGGGTATAATCAAAGGACTGGACAAAAATAAAAATTCAGACAGTACACAAAAAATTCTCTCATTCAAAGGATCCGTAAAAGATACCGGCGAAAAAAATAAAGAGAACAGGCATAACAACAGGTGCCTGGAAATAAAAGAACTCTTAAACAAGACTGAAGAAAAAGCAAAGGGTTCACCTGGAATTGTTAATGCCAAATTCTTTTACAACCCCAGATACAATGAAAAAAACGGGACAGTATTTCTTGTTATTGCATATGAAAATCATGAAAATGCTTTTACTATGATGTCGGAATCAATAAAAAACTTCAAAGAAGAACTCACAGGTCTGGATAATACGCTGCAATAA
- the glmM gene encoding phosphoglucosamine mutase yields the protein MSDNKSKKQLFGTNGVRGVIGESMKPELAMKIGLSLGTARKGKIAVGMDTRTSGPALINALKAGLLCAGCNVIDTGILPTPALQYLVKKHYNAGAMVTASHNPPEYNGIKLIEADGTEMDDTETIKVENILLSESFKCGDWKNVGSETHADDANNEYINGVLSHFPGLSANMTIAVDPGSGPACLTTPVILSRLGCTVHTINGSCDGMFPGRLPEPSVEGLKGLSELVRSTGAAFGVAHDGDADRAVFVDENGDYVEENEEFALMQRYFSKGTKNGIVVTPVSTSRIVEDIAKDTNCRVVYTKVGSIYVARKMLELKKNGENVVFGGEGNGGLIFPEHQHCRDGGMSAAAMVALLSSEKKKLSELRKELPERVMLRDKIYTEKPGEVIEKIKDMFSNENLDLTDGIRINRKDSWTLLRPSGTEPFMRLFVEAKNRKTAENFSEEIKNSI from the coding sequence ATGTCGGATAATAAATCAAAAAAACAGCTTTTCGGAACAAACGGTGTACGCGGAGTCATCGGGGAGTCCATGAAACCTGAACTTGCCATGAAAATAGGACTCTCCCTTGGAACAGCAAGGAAAGGCAAAATTGCAGTCGGAATGGATACAAGGACATCAGGTCCAGCACTTATTAACGCTCTTAAAGCAGGACTTCTTTGTGCAGGATGCAACGTAATTGACACCGGAATTCTGCCAACGCCTGCACTTCAGTACTTGGTAAAAAAGCACTATAACGCAGGAGCAATGGTCACGGCCTCGCACAATCCACCCGAATATAACGGAATTAAACTGATTGAGGCAGACGGAACCGAGATGGATGACACGGAAACGATTAAAGTAGAAAATATACTGCTGTCAGAATCATTCAAATGCGGGGACTGGAAAAATGTCGGCAGTGAAACACATGCCGATGATGCTAACAACGAATATATAAACGGGGTTTTATCGCATTTTCCCGGCCTTTCCGCAAATATGACAATAGCAGTAGACCCGGGTAGCGGGCCTGCATGCCTTACAACGCCTGTGATATTATCAAGACTCGGGTGCACGGTTCATACAATAAACGGCTCCTGTGACGGAATGTTTCCCGGCAGACTTCCTGAACCCTCTGTTGAAGGTCTAAAAGGCCTGTCTGAGCTTGTAAGGTCTACAGGTGCAGCTTTTGGGGTTGCACATGACGGGGACGCCGACAGGGCCGTTTTTGTTGACGAAAATGGAGATTATGTCGAGGAAAACGAGGAATTTGCACTAATGCAGAGATATTTCTCAAAAGGAACAAAGAATGGAATCGTCGTTACACCCGTAAGCACTTCAAGGATTGTCGAAGACATTGCAAAAGATACAAACTGCAGAGTGGTTTATACAAAGGTCGGAAGTATTTACGTTGCAAGGAAAATGCTTGAGCTCAAGAAGAATGGTGAAAACGTTGTATTCGGCGGAGAGGGAAACGGTGGTCTGATATTCCCAGAACACCAGCACTGCCGCGACGGTGGGATGTCAGCTGCCGCGATGGTCGCACTCCTTTCATCAGAGAAGAAAAAACTTTCAGAACTAAGAAAAGAGCTCCCTGAAAGGGTAATGCTGAGAGATAAAATCTATACAGAAAAACCCGGAGAAGTTATAGAGAAAATAAAAGACATGTTTTCAAATGAAAATCTGGATTTAACAGACGGGATACGCATAAACAGAAAAGATTCATGGACTCTTCTGAGACCTTCAGGAACAGAACCCTTCATGAGACTTTTTGTCGAGGCAAAAAACAGGAAAACAGCCGAAAATTTCAGCGAAGAAATTAAAAATTCAATTTAA
- a CDS encoding DUF5806 family protein: MTEQEIDESFTDENKLSEVISKSGDNYSDTEPGPDDADTTTTDNEINNENNSQINTSGPKEHKLTTEDKERINKYKKFKKVDGSAYRRVNTFLRKHTYITAREWAIARLCADFTTRGGAEMTFIGENLPELVPFMTDTYTPQAVNQARSSFKKKVKKSGATFFYGALCGFFTADELDDILFESSEVARFLLEIEGTSVDIDDEIETEDQISDVMRSVAEAASMIRKPKNDKEQDTGNKENETFNEGD; the protein is encoded by the coding sequence ATGACTGAACAGGAAATTGACGAAAGTTTTACGGATGAAAATAAATTATCAGAGGTAATTTCCAAATCCGGTGATAATTACAGTGACACAGAACCCGGACCTGATGACGCAGACACAACAACGACTGATAATGAAATTAATAACGAAAATAATAGCCAGATAAACACTTCCGGACCTAAGGAGCATAAACTGACAACCGAAGACAAGGAAAGAATAAACAAATACAAAAAGTTCAAAAAAGTTGACGGGTCAGCATACAGGCGTGTAAATACATTCCTGAGAAAACACACATATATTACTGCAAGAGAATGGGCCATCGCAAGACTCTGCGCTGATTTCACAACAAGAGGGGGAGCAGAAATGACATTTATAGGAGAAAATCTTCCCGAACTTGTGCCCTTCATGACAGACACATATACTCCACAGGCAGTAAACCAGGCAAGAAGCTCATTCAAGAAAAAAGTCAAAAAATCCGGTGCAACTTTTTTTTACGGAGCACTATGCGGTTTTTTTACAGCAGATGAACTTGACGACATACTCTTTGAATCCAGTGAAGTTGCAAGGTTTTTGCTTGAAATCGAAGGCACCTCTGTTGACATCGACGACGAAATTGAGACTGAAGACCAGATATCAGACGTTATGAGAAGCGTAGCCGAAGCAGCGTCAATGATCAGAAAACCGAAGAATGACAAAGAACAGGATACCGGCAACAAGGAAAATGAAACTTTCAATGAAGGAGATTAA
- the xerA gene encoding site-specific tyrosine recombinase/integron integrase, with amino-acid sequence MKKDSFSEWIKRFSYHLKMRNYSPRTIKSYEDGIKRFGHYMWIRRNKGEDDIEAYWTDRKNAENDTKIEVSPVFVNDFLLFISLQNNYKPATLQRIISSLSSFYRFCYAQGAVEANPMIGIDRPKIKEKEIRYLKHNQVLKLLESIQDERDRLIIRTIYATGVRVSELCGIDIENIDFEDHTIRVKGKGGKIRTVFIDDETLDEIEKYSGGKIEGPLFTGQLGKNISPRTVQYIFNKYAPKGITPHKIRHSYASELYKRSKNLRVVQENLGHSSIQTTEIYLHTDVDERKEVYNRFFPLSESGK; translated from the coding sequence ATGAAAAAGGATTCTTTTTCTGAATGGATAAAACGCTTCAGTTATCACCTGAAAATGAGGAATTATTCGCCCCGGACAATCAAAAGTTATGAAGACGGCATAAAGAGATTCGGGCATTATATGTGGATAAGACGAAACAAAGGCGAGGACGACATTGAAGCATACTGGACTGACCGGAAAAATGCAGAAAATGACACAAAAATAGAGGTATCTCCTGTATTTGTAAATGATTTCCTGCTTTTTATTTCGCTACAGAACAATTACAAACCGGCAACGCTGCAGAGAATAATATCCTCATTAAGTTCATTCTACAGGTTCTGCTATGCACAGGGTGCAGTTGAGGCAAACCCCATGATCGGAATAGACAGGCCGAAAATCAAGGAAAAGGAGATTAGGTACCTCAAACATAACCAAGTCTTAAAGCTCCTGGAATCTATTCAGGATGAAAGAGACCGCCTTATAATCAGGACGATATACGCAACAGGAGTACGTGTGTCCGAACTCTGCGGAATTGATATTGAAAATATAGATTTTGAAGACCATACAATCAGAGTTAAGGGAAAAGGAGGAAAAATAAGAACTGTTTTTATCGACGATGAAACACTTGATGAAATAGAAAAATACTCCGGCGGAAAGATTGAGGGGCCATTGTTTACAGGTCAGCTCGGAAAGAACATCTCTCCAAGAACGGTTCAGTACATATTTAATAAATACGCTCCGAAAGGGATTACACCGCATAAAATAAGACACAGCTACGCCAGTGAACTGTACAAAAGGTCCAAAAACCTTAGGGTTGTACAGGAAAATCTGGGCCACAGTTCAATTCAGACAACTGAAATCTACCTGCATACTGATGTCGACGAAAGAAAAGAAGTCTACAATAGATTTTTCCCGCTCTCAGAATCAGGGAAATAA